The following proteins come from a genomic window of Companilactobacillus pabuli:
- the pyrR gene encoding bifunctional pyr operon transcriptional regulator/uracil phosphoribosyltransferase PyrR, which translates to MAKEIIDGQTMTRALTRITYEIIERNKGIEDLVLVGIKTRGVFVAHRIESRLKQLENISIPVAELDITPYRDDQTHEEKDISKVDAKPLGIDINNKHVILTDDVLYTGRTIRAAMDALMSAGRPKKISLAVLVDRGHRELPIRADFVGKNIPTSQKEKIKVSMKEIDGEDKIEIE; encoded by the coding sequence ATGGCAAAAGAAATTATTGATGGTCAAACAATGACCCGTGCATTGACACGTATTACTTATGAAATTATTGAAAGAAATAAAGGGATTGAAGATTTAGTTCTTGTGGGTATTAAAACACGTGGCGTTTTTGTGGCTCATCGAATTGAATCTAGATTAAAACAATTGGAAAATATCTCTATTCCTGTTGCTGAATTAGATATTACGCCTTATCGTGATGACCAAACTCACGAAGAAAAAGATATTTCTAAAGTTGATGCTAAGCCTTTAGGAATCGATATTAATAACAAACATGTAATTTTAACTGATGATGTTCTATACACTGGAAGAACTATTCGTGCTGCTATGGATGCTTTGATGAGTGCTGGTCGTCCTAAGAAAATCTCTTTGGCAGTTTTAGTAGATCGTGGACACCGTGAATTACCAATTCGAGCTGATTTTGTTGGTAAAAATATTCCAACATCTCAAAAAGAAAAAATCAAAGTTTCAATGAAGGAAATCGATGGAGAAGATAAAATCGAAATCGAATAA
- a CDS encoding RluA family pseudouridine synthase encodes MSKSFNLEYNETKKGRLDAFINDEISELTRSQIQKFIKDQNITVNGQPVSKNGFKLTNGDKILVNVPEEEPIEAIPEDIPIDVVYEDDDVLVVNKPQGMVVHPAAGHPDKTLVNAVLYHCQINDDDMIRPGIVHRIDKDTSGLLMIAKNNLAKQSLMKQLKEKSNLREYVAIVHGNFKEKTGKINAPLGRSKTDRKKQAVVENGRNAVTHFTVLEQFENYSLLKLKLETGRTHQIRVHMQYIGHPVAGDPLYGPKNTLKGNGQFLHAKTLGFVHPRTKKWMEFSVEPPKIFLDTLMQLRH; translated from the coding sequence ATAAGTAAGTCTTTTAACTTAGAATACAATGAAACAAAAAAGGGCCGTTTAGATGCCTTTATTAACGATGAAATTTCTGAATTGACACGTTCACAAATTCAAAAATTTATCAAAGACCAAAATATTACCGTCAATGGACAACCAGTATCTAAAAATGGTTTTAAATTGACAAATGGTGATAAGATTCTGGTCAATGTTCCAGAAGAAGAGCCAATCGAGGCAATTCCAGAAGATATTCCTATCGATGTCGTTTATGAGGATGATGATGTTTTAGTAGTCAATAAGCCCCAAGGAATGGTAGTACATCCCGCTGCGGGACATCCGGATAAAACTTTGGTCAATGCCGTTTTGTATCATTGTCAAATTAACGATGATGACATGATCAGACCAGGTATTGTCCATCGAATCGATAAGGATACTTCAGGTTTATTGATGATAGCGAAGAATAATTTAGCTAAGCAATCATTGATGAAACAGCTCAAAGAAAAGAGTAATCTTCGTGAGTATGTAGCAATTGTTCACGGTAACTTCAAGGAAAAAACTGGTAAGATCAATGCTCCATTAGGCCGTTCAAAGACTGATCGTAAGAAACAAGCGGTAGTTGAAAATGGTCGAAATGCTGTAACTCATTTTACTGTTTTGGAACAATTTGAAAATTACTCGCTTCTCAAATTAAAATTAGAAACTGGTCGTACGCACCAAATCAGAGTACATATGCAATATATCGGTCATCCCGTCGCTGGAGATCCTTTGTATGGTCCCAAAAATACTCTAAAAGGTAATGGTCAATTTTTACATGCTAAGACCTTAGGCTTTGTTCATCCAAGAACTAAAAAATGGATGGAATTTTCAGTTGAGCCTCCAAAGATTTTCTTGGACACTTTAATGCAATTACGTCATTGA
- the lspA gene encoding signal peptidase II: MQLVYWLLFAVLVVGDQAFKSYVTLNIAPMSVHDFIPGLLSITHITNTGAAWSMLEGKMMFFYLVTIIAVVVLVYLFIKADKKDYLYRFSLIFLLAGTVGNAIDRFTRHFVVDMFNLDFINFPIFNLADTYITIGVILIIGSLIIQLAGEKNNK, translated from the coding sequence GTGCAGTTAGTTTATTGGCTACTGTTTGCAGTATTAGTGGTTGGTGATCAAGCTTTTAAATCCTACGTAACGCTAAACATTGCACCCATGAGTGTACATGACTTCATCCCTGGTTTATTGTCAATTACGCATATTACTAATACTGGGGCCGCATGGAGCATGTTAGAAGGTAAGATGATGTTCTTTTACTTGGTAACTATCATTGCTGTGGTCGTTTTAGTATATTTATTCATCAAAGCTGATAAAAAAGATTATCTTTATCGCTTTTCTTTGATATTCTTATTAGCGGGCACAGTTGGTAATGCCATCGATCGTTTTACCAGACACTTTGTTGTCGATATGTTTAATCTGGACTTTATCAACTTTCCAATCTTTAATCTGGCTGATACTTACATCACTATTGGAGTGATTTTAATTATTGGCTCTTTGATTATCCAACTAGCAGGTGAGAAAAATAATAAGTAA
- a CDS encoding formate--tetrahydrofolate ligase: protein MSFPSDIEIAQINEHDNMKNINEIAKKVGLTPDDIEPYGHYKAKFSGRSIKKTMEEKDDGKLILVTSINPTPAGEGKSTVAIGLADSLQSLGKKTVLALREPSLGPVMGMKGGATGGGYAQVVPMEDINLHFTGDMHALTSAVNTLAALIDNHIHQGNALNIDPRRIVWKRALDINDRALRNIVVGLGGPFNSVPREEHFEITVASELMAVLCLAQDIDDLKERISSILIAYTFDKKPVFVRDLHVEGAITVLLKDALKPNLVQTLENTPAIIHGGPFANIAHGCNSILATKLAMKLGDYAVTEAGFGADLGGEKFLDIVTPRLNHAPNAIVIVATVRALKYNGGQKLADIQNEDLNALNLGFKNLKRHIHNMRYYHIPVVVAINKFATDTDNEIKLLTSLCDEVGVDVQLAEIHHNGSKGGQALAKAVVKATEKAANYTRLYEDEETTEAKIATIASEVYGANNVEYSKKARNQLQVLKDNAWDDLPVCIAKTQYSLSDDPKRLGSPRDFTLHVTDIIPKLGAGFVVVLTGNVMTMPGLPKKPAALNMDVDNEGTIGGLF, encoded by the coding sequence ATGTCATTTCCAAGTGATATCGAAATTGCTCAAATTAATGAGCATGACAATATGAAGAATATTAACGAAATTGCTAAAAAAGTAGGTTTAACACCAGATGATATTGAACCATACGGTCACTATAAGGCTAAATTTTCTGGTCGTAGTATTAAAAAAACTATGGAAGAAAAAGATGATGGCAAGTTGATCTTAGTAACTTCCATTAATCCTACTCCAGCTGGAGAAGGTAAGTCGACTGTAGCTATTGGTTTGGCTGATTCTTTACAATCACTAGGCAAAAAAACTGTTTTAGCACTTCGTGAACCATCTTTAGGCCCTGTTATGGGAATGAAAGGTGGAGCTACTGGTGGTGGATACGCTCAAGTAGTGCCAATGGAAGATATTAATCTTCACTTTACAGGTGATATGCATGCCTTGACTAGTGCGGTCAATACTTTAGCAGCTTTGATTGATAACCATATTCATCAAGGCAATGCTTTAAATATCGATCCTAGAAGAATTGTTTGGAAGCGTGCTTTGGATATCAATGATCGTGCACTAAGAAACATTGTTGTTGGCCTAGGCGGTCCATTCAACTCGGTACCACGTGAAGAGCATTTTGAAATCACCGTTGCCAGTGAATTAATGGCAGTATTGTGTTTAGCACAAGATATCGATGATTTGAAAGAACGTATTTCAAGTATTTTAATCGCTTATACTTTCGATAAGAAGCCAGTTTTCGTCAGAGATTTGCACGTTGAAGGAGCAATCACAGTATTGCTAAAAGACGCTTTAAAGCCAAATCTAGTTCAAACACTGGAAAATACGCCAGCTATTATTCATGGTGGACCTTTTGCCAATATTGCTCACGGATGCAATAGTATCCTCGCTACTAAACTAGCTATGAAACTCGGTGACTATGCTGTTACTGAGGCTGGATTTGGAGCTGACCTTGGTGGTGAAAAATTTTTAGATATCGTAACGCCAAGATTGAACCACGCACCAAATGCCATCGTTATCGTTGCTACAGTTCGTGCTTTGAAATACAACGGTGGTCAAAAATTAGCCGATATTCAAAACGAAGACTTGAATGCTTTAAATCTTGGTTTCAAGAATTTGAAACGTCATATTCATAATATGCGTTACTATCACATCCCTGTTGTTGTCGCTATCAACAAATTTGCTACTGACACTGACAACGAAATTAAGCTTTTGACTAGCCTCTGCGATGAAGTTGGGGTTGATGTTCAATTAGCTGAAATTCATCACAACGGTAGTAAAGGTGGTCAAGCTCTAGCTAAGGCAGTTGTTAAAGCTACTGAAAAGGCTGCCAACTATACTCGTTTGTATGAAGATGAAGAAACAACTGAAGCTAAGATTGCGACAATTGCTTCAGAAGTATACGGTGCTAACAACGTTGAATACAGCAAGAAAGCCCGTAATCAATTACAAGTACTAAAAGATAATGCTTGGGATGATCTTCCAGTATGTATCGCCAAAACTCAATATTCACTCAGTGATGATCCTAAGAGACTCGGCTCACCAAGAGACTTTACGCTTCACGTAACTGATATTATTCCAAAACTAGGTGCCGGATTCGTTGTTGTTTTGACTGGTAACGTAATGACTATGCCAGGACTTCCTAAAAAACCAGCAGCTTTGAACATGGATGTTGATAACGAAGGTACTATCGGAGGATTGTTCTAG
- a CDS encoding EbsA family protein, which translates to MSKKHFVQPTGAWGVIMWSIALSLACLGIILQLEIMAFSFIPFIVWIIDGIYVFYIIANSWIKISKNEIIIKEPYYKTRVFKHEDVNIRADNNWTMEFHFSNRDFFPFKIISTKGILNIIKKEAGESNVISK; encoded by the coding sequence ATGTCAAAGAAACATTTTGTTCAACCAACTGGCGCATGGGGCGTGATCATGTGGTCTATTGCATTAAGTCTAGCTTGTTTAGGTATTATTTTACAACTAGAGATCATGGCGTTTAGTTTTATTCCATTTATAGTTTGGATCATAGATGGCATTTATGTCTTTTATATTATTGCCAATTCTTGGATCAAAATCTCAAAAAACGAGATCATTATCAAAGAACCATACTATAAGACACGTGTATTTAAGCATGAAGATGTTAACATAAGGGCGGACAATAATTGGACAATGGAATTCCATTTTAGCAATCGGGATTTCTTTCCATTCAAGATTATTTCTACAAAGGGAATTTTAAATATAATCAAAAAAGAAGCAGGTGAAAGCAATGTCATTTCCAAGTGA
- a CDS encoding reverse transcriptase-like protein: protein MIKLYTDAGLNTNLNLGVVAFVIKQNNKFYSEAFEQDFNDNHYLEFLALKVALKKIIENNWNDDPIQIHSDSQIVIDSLNKKYSKHYQPILDEILIELESFPFYFAKHISDKENSAAHAQVHQKMLNIRKHRSK from the coding sequence ATGATTAAATTGTACACCGATGCCGGATTAAATACTAATTTAAATCTTGGCGTCGTTGCGTTTGTAATAAAGCAAAATAATAAATTTTATAGTGAGGCGTTTGAACAGGATTTTAATGACAATCATTATCTAGAATTCTTAGCATTAAAAGTTGCTTTGAAAAAGATTATAGAAAACAATTGGAATGATGATCCTATTCAAATTCACTCAGACAGCCAAATAGTAATTGATAGTTTGAATAAAAAATACTCTAAACACTATCAACCGATATTAGATGAAATCCTAATTGAACTGGAATCGTTTCCATTTTACTTTGCTAAACACATCTCAGACAAGGAAAACAGTGCTGCTCACGCCCAAGTTCATCAAAAAATGTTAAACATTCGTAAACATAGGTCCAAATAG
- a CDS encoding lipoate--protein ligase, with amino-acid sequence MYYVVMKDRDIRDNLATEQYLMNNVKFDEPLVLFYIEKPCIIVGRNQNTLEEINSDYIKDNNITVTRRISGGGAVYQDLGNLCFSFVVDSNDKNFGDFKSFTQPIIDALHQMGATTAEVSGRNDLLVDGKKFSGNAMYSRNGKTFSHGTLSLDVDLDVLTKALHVQKDKIASKGIKSIRSRVTNLRPYLAPEYQDLTTEQFRDRLLLELFHANNLDEIKDREYIVTPADQKAIDKIKEQYYYNWDWVYGKSPAFSAKQRKHFDMGTVDIRYNVENGVVENVEIYGDFFGMKDVNDIKQKLLNVKFDRDEILKVLNQFNLDDYFKGIPEQELGKLFTP; translated from the coding sequence ATGTACTACGTTGTAATGAAAGATCGTGACATCCGCGATAATCTTGCTACTGAGCAATATTTAATGAATAACGTAAAATTTGATGAACCATTAGTCCTATTTTACATTGAAAAACCTTGTATCATTGTTGGTCGTAACCAAAATACACTCGAAGAGATCAATAGTGACTACATCAAGGATAACAACATCACTGTTACTCGTCGTATTTCTGGTGGTGGTGCTGTCTATCAAGATTTAGGCAACCTATGCTTTAGTTTCGTTGTCGATTCTAATGACAAAAACTTTGGTGATTTCAAGTCGTTTACCCAACCAATCATAGACGCTTTGCATCAAATGGGCGCTACTACCGCTGAAGTTTCTGGTCGAAACGATTTGTTAGTCGATGGTAAGAAGTTCTCTGGAAATGCAATGTATTCTAGAAACGGCAAAACTTTCTCACATGGTACCTTATCTTTAGATGTTGACTTGGATGTTTTGACTAAGGCTTTACACGTTCAAAAAGATAAAATTGCTTCTAAGGGTATTAAATCAATCAGAAGTCGTGTAACCAACCTTCGTCCTTACTTAGCTCCTGAATATCAAGATCTAACTACAGAGCAATTCCGTGATCGTTTGTTGTTGGAACTATTCCACGCCAACAATCTTGATGAAATTAAAGATCGAGAGTATATCGTAACTCCAGCAGATCAAAAAGCCATTGATAAGATCAAAGAGCAATATTATTACAATTGGGATTGGGTTTACGGAAAATCCCCTGCTTTCAGTGCTAAGCAAAGAAAACATTTCGATATGGGAACGGTTGATATCCGCTACAATGTCGAAAATGGTGTCGTTGAAAACGTGGAGATCTATGGTGATTTCTTCGGTATGAAAGATGTTAATGATATTAAACAAAAATTATTAAATGTTAAATTTGATCGCGATGAAATTTTAAAGGTTCTCAATCAATTTAATTTGGATGATTATTTTAAGGGAATTCCTGAACAAGAATTAGGAAAACTCTTTACTCCATAA